The region GAATGCTATAATGTTTCAAGTGATTCTCTACTTTTTCTCAAGTGAATAAAGACAGGAGGTAATCTTAATACTTCAATTTAGCTGACTAATACCctatcaatttttcttttctatataaaGGAGCTTTCATTTTGGGGAGAAAGAACTTGCTCCTAGTTCTATTTCTGaaagtaaaattataaattataattagcCTGTATACAACAACTTCCTCCTGTATACAAAGTTGTTCTCCCAAATTCAATGGACTGTTACTGAAATCCTAGCTtccaaaaactataaaaattggCTTATCTTGGATATGCCAGGATGAAAGATGTTACTCCCTGACATTATTAGTTGACTAATACCCAGCCCATACTCAATGTGACAATTGGAATATATCTTTAAGAGAGAGCTTCTGCCATTGACTGTAGTCTATGAGCTAGAAACAATCATTTACTCATGTACTCTTtcctatcttttctctctctctctctctctctcttacacacaaccacacacccTTATTTTTCTGTGTATGATTGCTGATAACTTATTTTGTTTACCAATATTTGATTCCACAACATAAACTTTCACTTTTAATGAAATTCATCGAAAATTTCCTCTTCCAATTAgagaagctttctttttttaacaaaaattctGTAAATATGGTCAGACAGTTAAAGACAAAAATCATTATGTAATGCAAGATAAAACTTCCTTCTACaatgttttgaatttctttttgaaTGTTAGACCCAAAAAGATGATATTTTGAAATTTCTCAGTTCCACATATACATTACATTTTTATATCACCAATACAAGTTGGTTATAATACATTTAGATGCTACCCATTAGTAGGTAATGAGGTCAATTTAGTGACTTATGACAGCACTGGAAATCCAAACAGTAGAATAAGATAGAAACTTTCAAGCTGCTTCACAAAAAATTAAACCTTAAGTACAAAACATTTCTATTATGTTTgaatgttatattatatatacaatatagtTTTACTTTTAGTGTGATAAAAGTAAGTTTGaagttttcattaatttttgggaTGACACAGGCAAAACAGTTGTACACATTAGCATACAAGCCTCTTTTATGCTATCCAAATTATTTAGGTGACTGGCTTGTATCCTGGGTTTGTAATATTAGCAAGTGATTTGGAAAATTAAGTGGCAACCATATTACTGTACTCTCACAATTATCTTCCAAAATGAATAATGTTTAACAAAATTTAATATGACCCCCACTAATTCTGTGATGGGATCTCCCCAAGCATATGTGTAACATACATCCAGGTCCCCTTTAAACAGGTTTTTATGCTTATGGATTGTAACacaatatatgatttttaaaaatatactttaaatagttacaataatttaaattattaaataaaatgatgtggatttaagaagaaatatttgttttttttaatttatttatttatttatttgagagcgacagacacagagagaaagacagatagaggaagagagagagaatgggcgcgccagggcttccagcctctgcaacgaacttcagacgcgtgcgccccccttgtgcatctgactaacgtgggacctggggaaccgagcctcgaaccggggtccttaggcttcacaggcaagcgcttaaccgctaagccatctctccagcccaagaagaaatATTTGTAAACAGTACCCACTATAGTTCTACAAGCACAAACTACAAAAATAAGagtcaaatgaagaaatacttaAACACTGTTAAAGTGATCTGTTTATTTTCCCACGAGTATAATTTCAGGTGCACAGTCAACTGGACATAGGAATAcggacaaaaaaaatcattttgggtTCTGTAAGATGGtaaattatttacaaataatATGTCTGGATTAGAGGCTAAATTACAACCTCATTACAACTATAACTAAAACTCAGCACGGAGATTAAGgacataaaatgtaaaaatgagtACAATTTGAACTACATGCAAAttagaagaaataaatattgGTTTGGAGTGGAGTATTCGAAATACAATGCAACATCAATTATGGTCACTATTTAACCCAAAATTATTGTGGAGAGTAGAAGAttcctctatttcttttccaGAACATTGGGGCAAGAGGTTAGGAACAATAGGTTTCAAGAACTTGAACTCATCGGCACCAGCAGAACCTCCCATCAGACAGACCTCATACTGGTAGGTGTGGGACAGCGTCCCCGCCCCGCTGACGTCCACCAGGTGTCCAGGAAAGTGGCCCTCAGGCAGAGAGCAGCCGCCCAGCGAGGACGCCCCGCTCCTCCTGCACAGCCTGACCGCCACCAACACGAgcacagagaagaggaagagcgAGGACACGGACGCCAGGGCGATGACCAGGTAGACAGTGAGCGCGTCGGGCGGCGCCGGGTCGCGCGCGCCCTCGGCCACGGGCAGGTAGGGCTGCGAGAAGCCGTCCACCAGCAGCACGTGCAGCGTGACGCTGGCCGACAGCGGCGGCTCGCCATTGTCCTGGACCAGCACGAGCAGCCTGTGCCTGGGCGCGTCGCGCTCGCTCAGCAGCCTGGCGGTGCGCACCTCGCCATTGTGCGCCCACACGCTGAACAGCCCGGGCTCGCtggcctgcagcagctggaaggacAGCCAGGCGTTGCGGCCCGAGTCGCCGTCCACCGCCACCACCTTGGTGAGCAGGTAGCCGGGCTCGGCCGCCCTGGGCAGCAGCTCGGTGCAGGGCGTCGACGCGTTGTGCGGCGGGTAGAGCACGAAGGGCGCGTGGTCGTTGGCGTCCAGCACCAGCACGCGCACCAGCGCCTGGCTGCTGAGCGCGGGCGAGCCTCGGTCGGCGGCGCCCACGCGGAACTCGAAGGCCCGCAGCGCCTCGTAGTCCAGCGCGCGCAGGGCGAACAGCTGCCCGCTGTCCGCGTGGATGGACAGCAGCGAGGCGAGGGCCAGCTGCGGGTCTTGGTCGCCTTCCTGGGGCGGCAGCAGCGAGTAGGTGATCTGGGCATTGGTGCCTGAGTCTGTGTCTGTGGCGCTCACTGTGCCTATGTGCAGGCCGGGGCTGTTGTTCTCTGGGACCAACAGGGTGTAGGAGGTTTGGCTGAAGGCTGGGGCGTTGTCGTTCACGTCGGACACCTGCACTGTTATGTTGTGCTCCGTTTGTagcctgggtgtgcccatgtctgagatggtgatggtgatgatgtacTCGTCTCTGCTCTCTCTGTCCAGTGGTCCCTCTGATTCTAAGGTGTAGTAATTTTTAACTGAGGATTTTAGCACAAATGGGAGATCTTTCTGAATAGAACAAATCATTCTCCCGTTCTCAGCAGAGTCTTTATCTTGGATATTAAAAACCATAATTATAGTGTCAGCTGAATTTTCTGGTATTGTACTGCTAATTGATGACACAGCAATTTCTGGAGGATTGTCATTCACATCCTCTACTTGAATTCTTACTGTTGCTTTTCCAAAGAGTCCTCCCCCATCTGTAGCTTGAATGATTATTGAGTATGATTTTATTGTTTCAAAGTCCAGGGATGCTATTAAGGTGATTTCTCCAGACTTTTTATTGATTGCAAATGTCTTTCGAATATTTTCTGATGCATGGGAGAAGGTGTATGATATTTCCCCATTCATTCCAGAGTCTAAATCCCAAGCAGAAACGGTGGTTACTAGTGAACCAAGGATGCTATTCTCTGGAATCTTCACTTCATAGAATGCATGCGCAAACTCGGGGGCATTGTCATTAATATCCACAACCACCACTTGAACCAAGGTAGTCCCAGAGTTCGGTGGGGACCCACCATCCAAAGCTGTGAGGATAAAACTGAGCTGGGGCTGCTCTTCGTAATCCAGTGCTTTGTCCATAACTAACTCTGGGTATTTCCTATCATCTGGATCAACTCTCATATTAATGTGGAAATAAGGATTTGGGTTTATTAGATAGCGTTTTACAGCGTTGATTCCTACATCTAAATCCATTGCACTTTCCAGTAAAAACACAGCACCAACAGGACTATTCTCAGGGATCTCTAGCACCATTTCTTTTTCCAAGAAGATGGGAGAGTGGTCATTTATATCCCTGACCTGGAGCTCAATTTGCAAAAACTGTAAGGGATTTTTCATTAACACCTGGAAATACAGCACACAGGGCTCAGTGGAACCACAGAGCTCCTCCCGGTCTAGTGTTTCAGTTAAAATCAAATCCCCAGTATTTATGTTCAACTGCAAAGGCTGCTTCTTACCATAAGAGACAATCTGAGTCCCTCTTGAAGACAACTCTCCCACCTCCAGTCCCAGGTCTTTTGCCAAATTGCCTACCAAGGTCCCGCTCTGCATTTCCTCCACCACTGAAAAGATTCCAGGCTCAGAGTCCTCCAGAGACATTCccagcaaaacaaagaaaatcaggACTTGCCTTGTCTGCAGACTGCCTTCACCTCTGTTCTCCATAGCTCCTTTGTAGTAGAATCACCTCAGCCCCACTATGCAGTTCTGTAAAATGTGCCCCTTGATCTGGCTACCAAATCCTTAGAATCCAAAGGATGAGTGGCTTCTAGGTCGTGCCTTGGTGACTAGTTCCTTCTTCTCAGTTCGCTATGTGCAATTGTGTAGTATCCAAGACTTTGTTTAGGGTAATTATTTCCTCTTGTTGTCCTGCAGCGCCACCATGCGTCTTCACAGATTTTCACAGTTAGATGAAAACTGCATAGTTCCATTGATTATGAATGCTTCCCAGGAATAAGTGTTTCTTTGTTGTGTATCCTACTACAAATATAGTTTGCATAACTATTCTTTATAGCTCATGATGTTAGAATTCTATTTGAAGCATTTGCTAAGTATCCCTCCTCTGTTGCCACACAAGTATGCTCAATGATGGGGTATACAGAATTACAAGATGTGATTCCTGGACATCAAAAGTTTTGAGAAGATTATGAAACTTAAGCAGGAagataaaaaaattgtttaacttAAAAATCCTCTCATGACTTGGCCTCCCTTAGGTTATAAGGAAAGAGAATATGTCCCTCAATTATTTCAGAGATTCTTTCAGGGAGTATATAACTGGATTATCTATGAGAATTAGCATATTAAGGAACACGTTATGGACATTCATAATTCAATACAAGTTTTGCACAATTAACAAAAATTCaataattatataaatgtaaatgGCTAGTGTCATTTAAAGTCAACTCTTACTCCCAAAGCTAATATCTCTCAAGTTCCCAAGATACTCTTGATAACACCAGCCCAGacaaagaaaatgagattttatttcctAAATATGACAAAAATTTAGGCTTTAATTTTATGAGACCAACTAATATTTTTCTCCTGATAGAAAAGCAAACATTGCTACAAAAGATATAACACTATAAatggagcttccccccccccccggcccaaGGCTTAGACATGTCCTTGTCTTGTTTAAATCCGTTGGGTGTAATCTTTCAACTTTCGGGTGGTCTGAGTGTTAGCCAAAGTACATGACCACAATATAACGAGAGAGATTGTTTGTAATAGGCTAGGAACTCATCAATGATGTCTACTGTCAGAAGTCTCAAAAGTGTATTAACAGTGAATTAGTGAAAGAAAGACCATTGCATTCTTGCATACATTTTGGTGACAGAAAGAGTTGTAAGAGTAACCAACTGAGCAGCTCCGAGAAATGGCTAAAAATTCAGCCCTGAAGATACAAGAAATCTGTGAATTTGTCTCACATGATCTCATTGAGATTGAATATTAAAGAAATCacagcctggagggatggcttagtggttaaagtgactgcctacaaaaccaaaggacccaggttaggttctccaggacccagatgcacgaGGGATCACAAGCATCTAGAAttagtttgtaatggctggaagccctggtgtgcccactctctctctctctctctgcccctctttctctgtcaaataaataaatcaataataaaataaaatatgaaggttAAAGGAATTAGGTGcataagaaaactgaaattacttACTAACCAAACAAGTTGTTAGTTGAAAGTGTGA is a window of Jaculus jaculus isolate mJacJac1 chromosome 13, mJacJac1.mat.Y.cur, whole genome shotgun sequence DNA encoding:
- the LOC105944509 gene encoding cadherin-23-like, which encodes MKARALCFLKQRQVLFLFLFWGVCLTGSEFGHYSVTEETERGSLVVNLAKDLGLEVEELVARRTRVISDDNKRHLFLDSHTGDLLTNEKLDRERLCGSIEPCILSFQILMDNPFQISRAELRILDINDHSPAFQNKEMILKIPENTPVGAVFQLERAQDSDGGHNNVQNYTINPNYFFHITISGGDEGKIYPELVLDKALDWEDQQEFSLTLTALDGGFPPRSGTATVHVVVLDINDNAPQFSQKLYESQAPENSPVGFLVVKVSGKDVDSGVNSEISYSFFDASEDIRTTFQINCFSGEIFLRSLLDYELVKSYKLNIQAVDGGGLSAKCTVLVQVLHINDNSPELTISSLSHDIVENSPETVLAVFRINDRDSGENGKIICYIQENLPFLLKPSVENFYTLVTKGPLDRESRDEYNITITVSDMGTPRLKTEHNITVQVSDVNDNAPAFSQTSYTLLVPENNSPGLHIGTVSATDTDSGTNAQITYSLLPPQEGDQDPQLALASLLSIHADSGQLFALRALDYEALRAFEFRVGAADRGSPALSSQALVRVLVLDANDHAPFVLYPPHNASTPCTELLPRAAEPGYLLTKVVAVDGDSGRNAWLSFQLLQASEPGLFSVWAHNGEVRTARLLSERDAPRHRLLVLVQDNGEPPLSASVTLHVLLVDGFSQPYLPVAEGARDQAPPDALTVYLVIALASVSSLFLFSVLVLVAVRLCRRSGASSLGGCSLPEGHFPGHLVDVSDAGTLSHSYQYEVCLMGGSAGTNEFKFLKPIYPNIHTNGFERNYEKQPPHFYYKGAMENRGEGSLQTRQVLIFFVLLGMSLEDSEPGIFSVVEEMQSGTLVGNLAKDLGLEVGELSSRGTQIVSYGKKQPLQLNINTGDLILTETLDREELCGSTEPCVLYFQVLMKNPLQFLQIELQVRDINDHSPIFLEKEMVLEIPENSPVGAVFLLESAMDLDVGINAVKRYLINPNPYFHINMRVDPDDRKYPELVMDKALDYEEQPQLSFILTALDGGSPPNSGTTLVQVVVVDINDNAPEFAHAFYEVKIPENSILGSLVTTVSAWDLDSGMNGEISYTFSHASENIRKTFAINKKSGEITLIASLDFETIKSYSIIIQATDGGGLFGKATVRIQVEDVNDNPPEIAVSSISSTIPENSADTIIMVFNIQDKDSAENGRMICSIQKDLPFVLKSSVKNYYTLESEGPLDRESRDEYIITITISDMGTPRLQTEHNITVQVSDVNDNAPAFSQTSYTLLVPENNSPGLHIGTVSATDTDSGTNAQITYSLLPPQEGDQDPQLALASLLSIHADSGQLFALRALDYEALRAFEFRVGAADRGSPALSSQALVRVLVLDANDHAPFVLYPPHNASTPCTELLPRAAEPGYLLTKVVAVDGDSGRNAWLSFQLLQASEPGLFSVWAHNGEVRTARLLSERDAPRHRLLVLVQDNGEPPLSASVTLHVLLVDGFSQPYLPVAEGARDPAPPDALTVYLVIALASVSSLFLFSVLVLVAVRLCRRSGASSLGGCSLPEGHFPGHLVDVSGAGTLSHTYQYEVCLMGGSAGADEFKFLKPIVPNLLPQCSGKEIEESSTLHNNFGLNSDHN